The Mangifera indica cultivar Alphonso chromosome 12, CATAS_Mindica_2.1, whole genome shotgun sequence DNA window TGCCCCAAACACCGTCAAAGAAATCATGGGCAGTCCGTATCTTACAAAGGGATGCCTTCTACCCCATCTTTTGAACGATGATTGAACCTTTGCAGTTGCCGGGACGTCGTTTTTGGGCTTGGATGAATCGGCCATCGCTGTCTGTGTGTCGACGGTTGTCATTTCAGACGATCCACCGAGGTTTTGTTAGGACTTTGTTAAGGATGTTTCTGCTATGTTTTGTACCAGATTTTCTGCTTGGAGATGGGACTGAGATTCTGAGAGGGTACAGTTTGTGCGGGAATTGCGTTGGGCTGACTGAGGTCCAATAAGTCTTAGTGATATCTtgtcatttttaattaagaatgaTGCCTTTTAACTCAAATGtgtagttattaatttttataatttaataaatattagattATTAAGGTATAAATCAAAAGAAAGTTCAAGATTTTATAGAACACAATAAAGAGTATCAGTAATGATATGTaggtatttttttatatataatttaagtatacagataatatgtcattatatgtttgaatgttactttatctttaattcaaaatatcaatcacacaataatacattatttatgtattttaaatatgtttcaGAAACGTCtccgcatagttttattgtttctgaaaactataataaaaccATGCAAACTTTAAAGGTTAATTTAGTCCATGTCACAATAATTGGTGAAGTAACATTATGTTCCCATTTGTCCAAATTAAGTTACCAATCTGATTActcattttttcataaatcaactatttcttttaactttttggTCGAACTCAACTTTTCAAActaaaagttataaaactttatcaattttgttaatcttgTAACTTTGTATATCCCCTTTCTCTTTGAATTTTAACTCTTCAGGATCAACTGGCACAGTGACACCTTCATGATTGATAATGCTCACTTTGTTGCTTGAAGCAGCTCCGCTTACATAGGTCACTGTTCTTATCACAAAGCCATCTGAATTTGATGACTCCGAAGCACCAAAAGCAACTGAAATAATTGGGTAATTCAGGTCCCATGGGTTCTTTGTCTTGCTTAAACTACAATTCACTGACCTCCTGGTATATGATCCAGGCTGTAATTTGATGCACAGAGAGAGTCTATgcaattttcatttgttaaatataaaaccAAACCAGAGTCTAAAGCTTTCTGAGGGTCCACATGTCCAACCCGCATTGCCCGAATATTTGTCTCGTTAAGATCTTTCTCATCTAGGAGAGGATTACCATCTTCATCCTCAGTAGAAGATGTAGTCAACAAAGCTGATTTTACCACGGCTAGGAGACCAATCTGGATGGGCGGCTTTTAAAAGAGCTGCTAGGCCTGAAACATGCTAGCATGCCATCAATGTGCCGGAGATTATGTTGAATTCAGTTTGTCTTGAATCTTCAAGACAATGAGATAGTGCAGAATCACGCCATCCCACCAGCTTTTTTCACAGTAATTCCCTTGTCAACAGACTCAACACATCCGATGTCACCACGATCACACAACACAATCTCACCATGAATCAATTTCCGATCTAATGAACCACACATTCAAGTACTGCCAGAATAGATTAATGGAAAGTACTTCCTGTTTGGCaattgttttccattataaaGAGAAGACCCTGTGATAGTTGTTCCATCTTCAAGAACCACATCGGCAGGGAACTTTCTATCGATCGTACTGGCACCAACAGTTATCATCCATGGAGCTACATTACTCACAGTTTCAGCTTGGAAACCTGAATTTCAAGCATCAGCTGAAACAAAAGCTCCTTCTTCCATTGCACCAAACGATCTAATTGCGATTGGATCCATAATATATGGTTCTGAGTTCTGACCTTAGACGACCTAAATGACAGATTCCATGCAATTTCGACCCGAACAAGCTTTGTATACAGCAAGTCTTGCTTCTTCTGCCATCCCAGAAGCGTCACCGTTTGCAAAACTAAGAAAAGAAGCATTATTAACAATGCGTCCTGCAATGATTGATGAAGTGGGAGTGCCATGTCCATCATGGTCTGTTGCTGATGTTATGCCTAATTTTTGGGAATGGAAGTATCAATCACCGattaatattttgttgaatAGAGTGTTGGGAAGTCTTCTCCTCCAACGCATTCTCCTTTCCAGTGAGAAGGAATCTGATCATGTCCATTGTCCTGAAAATTTTTCCTTCAGGCCAGATTCCAATATCAAGCACTCCAATTATAAAATCGGAGCCGTAATTTGATTTTCGGAGTAGATCATTAATTCTTGTTTTGGTGGGTGTAACGAGTCCGAGAAATCCTGGTGACTGAGTAGTTTGAATATAACACTTTCTGTCCTGGAGAAAGAATTTCCGGGCGTCCTTTGAGTTCCTGGACTTGTAGCCATGGAAGACAGTTTTAAAGATATGGGTGATTTTTTCGTTGTTTCCAGAGAACAAAGACTTTCCAGGATAGACTTGAACCAATCTGATACGTACCTAAGCAATGCTTCAGAACCAGAGTAATTCCAGGCAGAACCACACCTCACAACTCAATCACCAATATGGAAGTAATGCAGAAGCAAGCACTTACAGCTTGAAACAGAACATGTATTTGTAAATGGATGCAAAAAATACTAATtgcattgattgattttttaatttaattacaatattctcTCATCCATAcaaagactatttcccagctAATACATAGATAGTTATCAAAATGCAACACCAGAACAGATTACACTCAATAACACCAGCTTAAAACAAATAGACTTGATTCCCCAAAATCCACAGAACACAAAATACAGTGCATCAGCTTCTTTCTTGCTCAGCTTCCGAGACGCTGGCTCTCTCCCACCCACATTCCTGAAATTTTTCCTTCTGTCTCTGCATTTCCACTTGCtccctttttcttcctttcctcaactaatctcttcttctcttcctctaaTGACATGCCACGTATCTCTTTCTCCTGTTGCTGATTTGTTAGTATAGTTGAGACCCTCCTCTCTTCCTGTTTGCTGCCAACTGCCCtcctctctttatttttttcttttcctaagAGAGACATAAACATTAGTCCTAACACAATCCTGTTCAGAAAATTCAAATGGCTTTCATGCCATTCTGAATTCTAATTATGAAGCGTTGGCTTTTCTTGCTGTGTTGCACGAAATGAACAAGTTTTGAGAGAAAATCTGCGAGAAAAAGAATTGAAACGAGACCCATTTAGGAAGAGAAGTGAGAGTGGTGATTTATAGAGTGAAATTACTTGAGTTTTTATGGGGGAATAAAGCCATCAAAGCATCCGAGAAAAAGCTGAGTAGAATTGAGTGAGGAAAAGCAATTAATGTCGTTATAGCCACCCTCACACACGTGTTAGAGTTTTTATTCAACcctcattttttcatttattaaatttctttgattttttagattaatttattttaaaagaacatttttgtaaaataatatttctatattcttttattattattaaccaATTCATCCttatgataatcttttatttaatatttcaaaaaaatttgaagaaatggGAGAAATGATGCAACACTTCTCGCTCTTCAAGATGATATGTAATATCtattggtttgatttaaaatttctgAATTCCATATTCAGATTGTATCAAGGGACATTAACGAATGCAACGGCTGAAAAATTCGATTCAATATCCCCGTGGAGGAAGAAGAACAAACAGTTCTACAATCTAATGTATATGGAGTTACACCATTAGCAAAACCACAAACAAACAGATAACAACCTAGCTTTCAACACGTAAAGATGACAGAATAAAAATGGAATTTTATTTGTCTAAGGCTTCAGATTTTCATCTCCCCGATTATCATTATTGTCATTTTCTCCATTCGTGAGTCGAGCTGTTGTTGTGGGGGAATCCTTGGACTTGCAGGGTTTTGCTGGTTTTGGTTCATCGGATTTTGATTTTAATCTGAAATGGAACCTTTTCCGGAAAATGTTCCAGCTCCCTTTTGTCTTCACCAGCTTGTTGATCTCTTGTTTCATGTTTAAGCACTCTTTCTCCAGCTCGGAAACGCGATCTGTCATGTCATCCATTGCAACAATTTGACCTTGATCATTTCTTGCTTGGAGATGAGCATCATTTCTGGCGAGTGCAAGATTCCCAGTTGCATTTTGCGAGTTTTCGATGTTATCAGATACGAAGAACCAACCAGCTATAGAGGTACGGAGACGAAGTTGTTCGAAAAACAGAACTTGGACGATAACTCGAAGAGGTAGCCTCTCGTTTTGCGCTGCATGTGTGCTTGCTTCCAGGGAAAGTTTCTGGCAGTTCATGAGCCGGCAAATTTGTTCCCTCTCAGAATCTGTAAGCCAGGGATGCGCCTGAAGTTGAAAAACACATCAGTACTTTCCACAAATTAGATGTTCCTCACCAATAATGAAATTTGGCTTATCGAAAACAAGAAACCAAATAGAAGATCCATCCTTACCTTGAGATATATATCGATTGCACGGTAGATTCCATCGTCTAATGGCCTGGCATAATCAGGAATAACAGCTGCAAGTGACTGAAATTTCGGTAATTTCAAGTTTACATCAGGGGCTACCTCAGCAAGGTATCCATCAATCAGATTAGCCACCATTGCCATGGGAGTCAGTGAATGGGCACCTCTAATCAATTGCCCTTCATCAACTATACAGTTTGAATCGATTGTATCCTGATTGAGCAGCATGAAGTTGTCAAGAATCCGCTGAACACAATCGATATCATAGAGGGTCTCCACTGAGTAGACCATACTGGGTATCAGAAGATCATCAAGAGATGCTTGATCCATCTGGGCTCCGATGCGTTTCTCTAAATTCCCTCGACATTTTGGGCTAGCATGTAAGATTATTGACGTGCGTAGAAGCCTAAGCAGAAACTTGGTTGGTGTGACATTCTTTTGATCAGGAAGTAACTGCACTATTTCTTCCAAGAGACTCCTTTGATCAGTTTCAGATGGGCTAGAAATAGTTGATCCAGGGGCAACATGGTTCCCATTTCGGAAACTTGATTGTTTACCCAGCAATGGAAGATGCCGGTTTGCATAGTGGATAAGAGACCCAGCAATACTCTCTGGCCTTATGCCGTTCATTGCAACAGCCATAATCAGCCTTTTATATAGTGGTAGTCTAAGGAAGGAAACATCTTCATACCACCAATCCTCAGTTCCAGTTTGCTGCTTGGCTGGTATTCTAATCCCATTCCATAGCTTCGTGCCGCCTGGGCTCTGCTCATCAGCCTGCCCTGATAGAGGCCAATTAAACAAACTCGGATCAGCACAAGCCTTCATTGCCAAGGAGTTGATGCATCTTGAAACAATATGAAGCTCTTCAGCCTGAGGTAGAACCTCTTCACACTTTTCAAGGGCTGTAAGTGAGTCTGTCCAGTTACCAAAGACTTCATTGAGAAAATTTTCTGTTTGCATAATCAAATTGCCTTCTCCACAATCCTCAGTCATTTGAAGATATTCAGCAGCACATTTTACACTGACTACATTTGATGCAGTGAGGTCTATTTTTACACCATAACAGAATTTGGCTACAAGCAAAAAGGCTTTGGCTCCGCCAGGCATGTCATGAAGTTGTAAAATACAGTTTTTTTCAGCCTCAGCAGAAAATTCTGCAATCAGATTGTTCAATACTCCACTTCGAGATAGCAGTGGAAACTGGGGTGCAATTCAAAAGGAGAAAAACCAATCACAGTCCACaaagcaaataataaaaatatgaacaGGTACAAAAACAGAACACAATCAATTCTAATTCTGCAATAAGAGACAGATTTCTTTGCTTACTTCCCAGGTGAAGCATTCAAAAACCCGGAAGCCAAGATGACATCGCTAGGAAGTATGATAGTTTGAATAGTGAAATGACGTTGAGGATTGGACAAGTAACACACACCTTGTGGAGATGGAAGGACCACTCACAAACTTCAACAATGACATCGCTTGGAAGCCCAGATGAGCATATCCTGCAGAGAAGCATAATAAGCTTGACTAATTGGATATTACAAAGTAGAGTTTATATAACTTATGTAAGTGTAGAAACTGAAACTCAAGTACTGAGAAGAGATATTGTCCATTAATTGATAGCCTCAACCCTGGATTCAGTAGCCAGTCAATTCATAAAAgcaaccaaagaaaaagaaatgaaagaaggAACAACTTTCCTATTAGTTGTGGCAATATAATCAACTTCCAATTTCACTTGTTTCACTGGAAAGACCCAATTGAATATCTAAATACCTTTGTGTCATGTCAACCAACAGTAATTTCAAAGGCCTGACGATCACATAAAACTTAATTCTGCAGTCTCAGTTTCTGATGCAAAATTTTCCAACTCTAAGACCCTTCTGTCAAACTGAAAGTATAAATCACTACATATAAATTGGGTCCCATCTCACAAATTTACAGTTCAGATCAACTCAAGCCTATTGCATTGATTCATTGATTCATAAAATCTCCATCCACTCTGCATATTCAAAACATCTTTTCTCTCCATTGCCAATAAAATTTCCATGCAGTTTACACATACTAAGCTCAAACATGAAGCTAGAAATGACAACTGCAACACTAATATCACTGGGTCCTAATTGCTGGTAAAAAATTCAGAAACAATCCAAACTCACCCATTCACAAGTCacaagatagaaaaaaaaaggccaTAAAATGTACCTAAACAGGAAAAACAAAACCACCCACCCCGTTAACTTTctcaatcaaaaagaaaaattgtcagGAGCAAAACCGATAACCAAAACAACCCATTAATCAAATTCCACTGATGTAAAAAACCCACATTCTAAATATGCCATATAAACACATTAAACATCCTTCACTATCAcaatcattaaaaaaagaaaaataaaaggaatagCAATAAATGAGACAGACAGACCAGGTTTGGCCATCAAGGTGAAACACTTCAGATTTAGATCCCAGCTTCATGCACGCCATGTAATATTATTATCCACTTCTAACAACAACTCCAACAATCACACTTTGTTATCATTAAAAAGAGTTGTTTCAGGGGTGTCAAAGTCATGAACACGTGAAAACTTAAATCAAGGAAAGAAAAAGCAATAgtaaatga harbors:
- the LOC123193560 gene encoding BTB/POZ domain-containing protein At5g03250-like, with the translated sequence MACMKLGSKSEVFHLDGQTWICSSGLPSDVIVEVCEWSFHLHKFPLLSRSGVLNNLIAEFSAEAEKNCILQLHDMPGGAKAFLLVAKFCYGVKIDLTASNVVSVKCAAEYLQMTEDCGEGNLIMQTENFLNEVFGNWTDSLTALEKCEEVLPQAEELHIVSRCINSLAMKACADPSLFNWPLSGQADEQSPGGTKLWNGIRIPAKQQTGTEDWWYEDVSFLRLPLYKRLIMAVAMNGIRPESIAGSLIHYANRHLPLLGKQSSFRNGNHVAPGSTISSPSETDQRSLLEEIVQLLPDQKNVTPTKFLLRLLRTSIILHASPKCRGNLEKRIGAQMDQASLDDLLIPSMVYSVETLYDIDCVQRILDNFMLLNQDTIDSNCIVDEGQLIRGAHSLTPMAMVANLIDGYLAEVAPDVNLKLPKFQSLAAVIPDYARPLDDGIYRAIDIYLKAHPWLTDSEREQICRLMNCQKLSLEASTHAAQNERLPLRVIVQVLFFEQLRLRTSIAGWFFVSDNIENSQNATGNLALARNDAHLQARNDQGQIVAMDDMTDRVSELEKECLNMKQEINKLVKTKGSWNIFRKRFHFRLKSKSDEPKPAKPCKSKDSPTTTARLTNGENDNNDNRGDENLKP